A genomic window from Flavobacterium johnsoniae includes:
- a CDS encoding aspartate carbamoyltransferase catalytic subunit produces MKELSVNHLLGIKYINENDINLIFETADHFKEVINRPIKKVPSLRDITIANIFFENSTRTKLSFELAQKRLSADVISFSAAQSSVKKGETLIDTVNNILSMKVDMVVMRHSNPGAAYFLSKNVKASIVNAGDGAHEHPTQALLDSYSIREKLGDVAGKKVVIVGDILHSRVALSNIYALQMQGAEVKVCGPKTLIPRYIESLGVTVEPNLRKALEWCDVANMLRVQNERMDVNFFPSTREYAQQYGVDKPLLDSLGKEIVIMHPGPINRGVEITSEVADSDHSVILNQVENGVAIRMAVIYLLASKIQ; encoded by the coding sequence ATGAAAGAATTAAGCGTAAATCATTTATTAGGAATAAAATATATCAACGAGAATGATATTAACCTGATTTTTGAAACGGCAGATCATTTTAAAGAAGTCATTAATAGACCGATTAAAAAAGTTCCTTCATTACGAGATATTACCATTGCCAATATTTTCTTTGAAAACAGCACTAGAACCAAACTCTCTTTCGAATTAGCACAGAAACGTTTATCTGCTGATGTAATCAGTTTTTCTGCAGCTCAGTCATCGGTTAAAAAAGGAGAAACTTTGATTGATACTGTAAATAATATCCTTTCGATGAAAGTTGATATGGTTGTAATGCGCCACTCCAATCCAGGAGCGGCTTATTTTTTATCTAAAAATGTCAAAGCCAGTATCGTAAACGCTGGAGACGGAGCGCACGAACATCCAACTCAGGCTTTGTTAGACAGTTATTCTATTAGAGAAAAATTGGGAGATGTTGCTGGAAAAAAAGTAGTTATTGTAGGCGATATTTTGCATTCGCGTGTAGCGCTTTCAAACATATATGCTTTGCAGATGCAAGGGGCAGAAGTAAAAGTTTGCGGACCAAAAACACTGATTCCAAGATATATTGAATCGCTTGGTGTAACGGTTGAACCGAATTTGCGTAAAGCTTTAGAATGGTGTGATGTTGCGAATATGCTTAGAGTTCAAAACGAACGTATGGATGTGAATTTCTTCCCGTCAACACGTGAATATGCACAACAATACGGAGTAGACAAACCGCTTTTAGATTCGCTAGGAAAAGAAATCGTAATCATGCACCCAGGACCAATCAATAGAGGAGTAGAGATTACTTCTGAGGTTGCAGATTCTGATCATTCTGTGATTTTGAATCAGGTAGAAAATGGTGTAGCGATTAGAATGGCGGTTATTTATTTGCTGGCTTCTAAGATTCAGTAG
- a CDS encoding beta-N-acetylhexosaminidase yields the protein MKYLFVLLFAGITAGAQVKKEQLNLMPWPQSVVVNEGNFALTKNFKVNITGNPNPRIFGGVTRFLRRLDGRAGIFFEQGFITKLNEVPNAELQINCAKSGKIGLYEDESYHLDITSNKITLNASSDLGALHGLETLLQLLQNNSNSFYFPASKISDFPRFTWRGLMIDVSRHFQPVDVIKRNIDALAAMKMNVFHWHLVDDQGWRIEMKKHPKFIDLASDGMYYTQEEIKNIVKYADERGILIVPEIDVPGHGSAILTAYPEIGSKVITLTGGTSEKNIQGTAISTYGVERNAGIFSPTLDPSNPKTYQILSEVFDEVCPLFPGAYFHIGGDENEGKDWDANPKIQEFKKKHNLKTNHELQTYFTMQLAPMLKKHGKQLMGWEEILTKDLSKEAIVHSWRGPNEGMTAGQSLVDAVKKGYKTVLSNGYYIDLMYPVASHYLNDPMPKNANLSAEEKARILGGEATMWTELVTPETVDSRIWPRTAAIAERLWSAEDVVDVENMRKRLETVSFRLEELGITHIRNKDVILRNISNNQDIKALEEFSLVSEPLKGYTRNKGGTEYQMYSPFTLFADACGPDAKDALAFDAAVTQYLANKSADNKAKVAGFFNKWIAVHKDLTTLSANAPLVQPLLPLSKKLNDASQELLLVLDNKSTLKSDNLKKLVEDCNTKDHADVELAVYTSLKKLL from the coding sequence ATGAAATATTTATTTGTACTATTATTTGCAGGGATAACTGCGGGTGCTCAAGTCAAGAAAGAGCAGCTAAATCTTATGCCTTGGCCTCAGAGTGTTGTTGTTAATGAAGGTAATTTTGCTTTAACCAAAAATTTTAAAGTCAATATTACAGGAAATCCGAATCCAAGAATTTTTGGCGGAGTAACTCGCTTTTTGCGCCGTTTAGATGGTAGAGCAGGTATATTTTTTGAACAAGGTTTTATTACTAAATTAAACGAAGTTCCAAATGCAGAACTGCAAATCAATTGTGCTAAAAGTGGTAAAATTGGTTTATATGAAGACGAAAGTTATCACTTGGATATTACTTCAAACAAAATCACTTTAAACGCATCAAGCGATTTAGGAGCTCTACACGGTTTGGAGACTTTGTTGCAATTGCTTCAAAATAACTCAAATTCGTTTTATTTTCCAGCTTCGAAAATCTCAGATTTTCCGAGATTTACATGGAGAGGTTTAATGATTGATGTTTCAAGACATTTTCAGCCAGTTGATGTTATTAAAAGAAATATCGATGCATTAGCAGCGATGAAAATGAATGTTTTTCACTGGCATTTGGTTGATGATCAGGGATGGAGAATCGAAATGAAAAAACATCCAAAGTTTATTGATTTAGCTTCGGATGGAATGTATTACACACAAGAGGAAATTAAAAATATCGTAAAATATGCTGATGAGCGCGGTATTTTAATTGTTCCAGAAATAGATGTTCCAGGTCACGGATCTGCAATTTTAACGGCTTATCCAGAAATTGGCAGTAAAGTAATTACGCTGACAGGAGGAACATCCGAAAAAAATATTCAAGGTACAGCAATTAGTACCTATGGAGTTGAAAGAAATGCTGGTATTTTTTCGCCAACATTAGATCCTTCAAATCCTAAAACATATCAAATTTTAAGTGAAGTTTTTGATGAGGTTTGTCCGTTATTTCCAGGTGCATATTTCCATATTGGTGGAGATGAAAATGAAGGAAAAGATTGGGATGCGAATCCTAAAATTCAAGAATTTAAAAAGAAACATAATTTAAAAACCAACCACGAATTACAAACCTATTTCACGATGCAATTGGCGCCTATGTTAAAGAAACACGGAAAACAATTGATGGGTTGGGAAGAAATTCTAACTAAAGATCTTTCTAAAGAAGCAATTGTACATTCTTGGAGAGGTCCAAACGAAGGAATGACCGCTGGGCAATCTTTAGTAGATGCTGTTAAAAAAGGATACAAAACGGTTTTATCAAACGGTTATTATATCGATCTGATGTATCCAGTAGCAAGTCATTATTTAAATGATCCGATGCCGAAAAATGCAAATTTAAGTGCAGAAGAAAAAGCAAGAATTTTAGGTGGAGAAGCTACAATGTGGACAGAATTGGTTACTCCTGAGACAGTAGATTCTAGAATTTGGCCAAGAACTGCTGCAATTGCAGAAAGACTTTGGTCTGCAGAAGATGTTGTTGATGTTGAGAATATGCGCAAACGTTTAGAAACAGTTTCTTTCAGATTAGAAGAATTGGGAATCACTCATATTCGCAACAAAGATGTAATTCTGAGAAATATTTCAAACAATCAGGATATTAAAGCACTTGAAGAATTTTCATTGGTAAGTGAACCTTTAAAAGGTTACACTCGTAACAAAGGCGGAACAGAATATCAAATGTACTCTCCATTTACTTTATTTGCAGATGCCTGTGGTCCAGATGCAAAAGACGCTTTAGCATTTGACGCGGCAGTTACTCAATATTTAGCAAATAAATCTGCTGATAATAAAGCAAAAGTGGCAGGATTTTTTAATAAATGGATCGCTGTACACAAAGATTTGACAACGTTAAGTGCCAATGCGCCTTTGGTGCAGCCGTTATTGCCATTGTCAAAAAAATTAAATGATGCGTCGCAGGAATTATTATTGGTTTTAGATAATAAATCGACTTTGAAATCTGATAATTTGAAAAAATTAGTGGAAGATTGCAATACAAAAGACCACGCCGATGTAGAATTAGCTGTTTATACAAGCTTGAAAAAATTATTGTAA
- a CDS encoding ribonuclease Z encodes MKVDQKGHTVTIKDTQGDVNAFLEKVTQQFKTFEKQNIIIDLSADTAITEKDLKAFLPLSKQHKKAKKSFVIVATDLDFNAISDKLTVVPSLLEAHDIIEMEEIERDLGF; translated from the coding sequence ATGAAAGTAGATCAAAAAGGACATACCGTTACGATTAAAGATACTCAAGGAGATGTAAATGCTTTCTTGGAAAAAGTAACGCAACAGTTTAAAACCTTTGAAAAACAAAATATTATCATCGATTTGTCAGCTGACACAGCGATTACAGAAAAAGATTTGAAAGCTTTTTTACCGCTTTCTAAGCAGCATAAAAAAGCAAAAAAATCGTTTGTAATCGTTGCAACCGATCTTGATTTTAATGCTATTTCTGATAAATTAACTGTTGTTCCTTCTCTTTTAGAAGCGCACGACATTATCGAAATGGAAGAAATCGAAAGAGACTTAGGTTTTTAA
- the pdxH gene encoding pyridoxamine 5'-phosphate oxidase — translation MSDLSNYRKSYEKSELLENSIPEDPINLFNRWFHEVEDFGGSGEVNAMTVSTIGLDGFPKSRVVLLKKFSEEGFIFYTNYHSEKGKAIENNPNVCLSFFWQEMERQVIIKGIAQKTSEIISDNYFDSRPDGSKLGAIVSNQSEVIPSRNFLEENLKKIEAEFEGKSIPRPENWGGYIVTPLQVEFWQGRANRLHDRIRFTSQSDFSWKIERLSS, via the coding sequence ATGAGTGATTTAAGTAACTATAGAAAATCATACGAGAAAAGTGAACTGTTAGAAAATAGCATTCCGGAAGATCCAATTAATCTTTTTAACCGTTGGTTTCACGAAGTAGAAGATTTTGGTGGAAGTGGAGAAGTGAACGCTATGACGGTTTCTACAATTGGTTTAGATGGTTTTCCGAAATCTCGTGTTGTGTTGTTGAAGAAATTTTCTGAAGAAGGATTTATATTTTACACCAATTATCATTCTGAAAAAGGAAAGGCAATTGAAAACAATCCAAATGTTTGTTTGTCATTTTTTTGGCAGGAAATGGAACGTCAGGTAATTATAAAAGGAATTGCCCAAAAAACTTCTGAAATTATTTCTGATAACTATTTTGATTCGCGTCCAGACGGAAGCAAGCTTGGCGCTATTGTTTCTAATCAAAGCGAAGTAATTCCGTCTAGAAATTTTTTAGAAGAAAATTTAAAGAAAATCGAAGCTGAATTTGAAGGAAAATCAATTCCAAGACCTGAAAATTGGGGAGGATATATTGTCACACCGTTACAAGTAGAATTTTGGCAAGGAAGAGCTAACAGACTGCATGACAGGATTCGTTTTACAAGCCAATCTGACTTTTCATGGAAGATTGAAAGACTTTCTTCTTGA
- a CDS encoding DUF3592 domain-containing protein: MKAFSIFNYVFSIIGACLLAGAIYLYIDKQAFLEKAETTQGTVIEMIPKRSKDSTTYSPVVSFTTKSGQEIAYTSSTSSNPPSYNVGENVQIFYDPANPNKAEINGFFSLWLGVIILGFIGIVFFLIGSLGVLFRYLKNKKAQNLRETGKPISAKFTQVQLNTNQTLNGRNPFQILSQWQDPKTDELYVFKSESIWFDPTEFVKTDTVRVFIDPENPKDYVMDISFLPVLKN; the protein is encoded by the coding sequence ATGAAAGCATTCTCAATTTTTAATTATGTATTTTCCATTATCGGAGCATGTCTATTAGCTGGAGCTATTTATCTTTATATAGACAAACAAGCTTTTCTCGAAAAAGCAGAAACCACACAAGGAACGGTTATAGAAATGATTCCTAAAAGATCAAAAGATTCTACCACTTATAGTCCAGTTGTATCTTTTACGACAAAATCAGGTCAGGAAATTGCTTACACATCATCTACTAGCAGTAATCCGCCAAGTTATAACGTAGGAGAAAATGTTCAAATTTTTTATGATCCCGCTAATCCAAATAAAGCAGAAATAAATGGCTTTTTCTCGTTATGGCTAGGTGTTATAATTCTAGGTTTTATCGGAATCGTTTTCTTTTTAATCGGTTCTTTAGGAGTTTTATTTCGTTATCTTAAAAATAAAAAAGCACAAAATTTACGTGAAACAGGAAAACCGATTTCAGCAAAATTTACACAAGTTCAGTTAAATACAAATCAAACATTAAACGGGCGAAATCCTTTTCAGATTTTGAGTCAATGGCAAGATCCGAAAACCGATGAATTATATGTTTTTAAAAGTGAAAGCATTTGGTTTGATCCTACAGAATTTGTAAAAACAGATACAGTAAGAGTTTTTATTGATCCAGAGAATCCAAAAGATTATGTTATGGATATTTCTTTTTTGCCAGTTTTAAAAAATTAA
- a CDS encoding ribonuclease Z, which translates to MKLTILGCYAATPRTLTNPTSQVLEIKNRLFLIDCGEGTQVQLRKNKIKFSKINHIFISHLHGDHLFGLIGTISTFSLLGRTTDLHIYGPKGIKELILLQLKLTESWTTYSLFFHELESKESEVIFEDKKVIVKTIPLKHRVYTNGYHFQEKPDERKLNVEAVQQYDIHVAYYQKIKNGGDITLDDGTVVENEKLTFDPPPTKSYAFCSDTVYNEAIIPIIENTDVLYHESTFLESEARLAEKTLHSTAKEAARIALKANVKQLVLGHYSTRYDGLESFKKEAEEVFPNVLLADDGLSFEF; encoded by the coding sequence ATGAAATTAACTATACTTGGCTGTTACGCCGCAACTCCTAGAACACTTACTAATCCGACTTCGCAGGTTTTAGAGATTAAAAATAGATTGTTTTTAATTGACTGTGGTGAAGGAACTCAGGTTCAGCTTCGAAAGAATAAAATTAAATTTTCGAAGATTAACCACATTTTTATTTCGCATCTTCATGGTGATCATTTGTTCGGATTAATTGGAACAATTTCGACTTTTTCTCTTCTAGGAAGAACCACAGATTTACATATTTATGGTCCAAAAGGAATTAAAGAATTAATTTTGCTTCAATTGAAATTAACTGAATCTTGGACAACTTATTCTTTGTTTTTCCACGAATTAGAATCAAAAGAAAGCGAAGTTATTTTTGAGGATAAAAAAGTAATTGTAAAAACAATTCCGCTAAAACACCGCGTTTATACAAATGGTTATCATTTTCAAGAAAAACCAGATGAAAGAAAGCTGAACGTTGAGGCGGTTCAGCAATATGATATTCATGTTGCTTATTATCAGAAAATAAAAAACGGCGGCGATATTACATTGGATGACGGAACTGTTGTTGAAAACGAAAAGTTGACTTTTGATCCACCGCCAACAAAAAGTTATGCTTTTTGTTCCGACACTGTTTACAACGAAGCTATAATTCCAATTATTGAAAACACTGATGTTTTATATCACGAATCGACCTTTCTAGAATCGGAAGCAAGATTAGCAGAAAAAACTTTACATTCTACAGCAAAAGAAGCTGCAAGAATTGCTTTAAAAGCAAATGTAAAACAATTAGTTTTAGGACATTATTCAACCCGATATGATGGTTTAGAATCATTTAAGAAAGAAGCAGAAGAAGTTTTTCCAAATGTGCTTTTAGCAGATGACGGTTTGAGTTTTGAATTTTGA
- a CDS encoding dihydrofolate reductase family protein, with protein sequence MRKIIVITMITIDGVMQAPGGPEEDTSGGFKYGGWVAPFGDEEYGNVMQEQMKPADILLGRKTFDIFEDYWPKHADGWPGINEVTKYVLSSTRKKSNWENSEFLSSVNDIKKLKNSEGGDIKVWGSATLVQLLLEHDLVDELALVIYPIILGKGKKLFKDNATPSGFTLIESTVTPNGVIAVSYKKAGEVKTGTIGE encoded by the coding sequence ATGAGAAAAATAATCGTCATAACCATGATTACCATCGATGGTGTAATGCAAGCGCCTGGTGGTCCAGAAGAAGATACTTCGGGCGGTTTTAAATATGGAGGTTGGGTAGCACCTTTTGGAGATGAAGAATATGGCAATGTTATGCAGGAGCAAATGAAACCCGCCGATATTCTTTTAGGCAGAAAAACATTTGACATTTTCGAAGATTATTGGCCAAAACATGCAGATGGCTGGCCGGGAATTAATGAAGTTACGAAATACGTTTTGTCTTCCACCAGAAAAAAATCTAATTGGGAAAACTCGGAATTCCTTTCATCTGTAAACGATATCAAAAAACTTAAAAATTCAGAAGGCGGAGACATTAAAGTTTGGGGAAGCGCAACACTTGTTCAGCTTTTACTTGAGCATGATTTAGTTGACGAACTTGCACTCGTAATTTACCCTATTATTCTTGGTAAAGGAAAAAAACTCTTTAAAGACAATGCAACTCCTTCTGGATTTACCTTAATAGAAAGTACAGTTACGCCAAATGGGGTAATTGCTGTGAGCTACAAAAAAGCAGGAGAAGTTAAAACGGGTACAATTGGAGAATAA
- the pyrR gene encoding bifunctional pyr operon transcriptional regulator/uracil phosphoribosyltransferase PyrR, which yields MSQKVLLNSKEVTIILHRLACQLIEKHLDFSNTILVGIQPRGVYLAERLKQLLENEYKVPEITLGYLDITFFRDDFRRTDKPLEANKTQINFIVEDKKVIFIDDVLFTGRSIRSALTAIQSFGRPSEIELLVLIDRRFSRHLPIQPDYRGRQVDAINGEKVIVSWKENDGEDVVHLVTN from the coding sequence ATGAGTCAAAAAGTATTACTTAATTCGAAAGAAGTTACTATCATACTCCATCGTTTGGCTTGTCAGTTAATCGAAAAACATCTTGATTTCTCAAATACAATTTTAGTTGGAATTCAGCCAAGAGGTGTTTATTTAGCGGAACGTTTAAAACAATTATTAGAAAACGAATACAAGGTTCCTGAAATCACTTTAGGATATCTGGACATCACTTTTTTTAGAGATGATTTCCGTCGAACTGATAAACCGCTTGAAGCCAATAAAACTCAAATCAATTTTATAGTCGAAGACAAAAAAGTCATTTTTATTGATGATGTTTTGTTTACCGGAAGAAGTATTCGTTCGGCCTTAACTGCCATTCAATCTTTCGGAAGACCTTCAGAAATCGAATTATTGGTTTTAATAGACAGACGTTTTAGTCGTCATTTACCAATTCAGCCCGATTATAGAGGTCGTCAGGTAGATGCTATTAATGGCGAAAAAGTGATAGTGAGCTGGAAAGAAAATGATGGTGAAGATGTTGTTCACTTAGTGACAAATTAG
- a CDS encoding ABC-F family ATP-binding cassette domain-containing protein produces the protein MLTVNNLSVQFGKRILFDEVNTTFTHGNIYGVIGANGAGKSTFLKIISGDMDPTSGHIHLEPGKRMSVLNQNHNMFDEHTVLETVLMGNKVLYAVKKEMDELYLDYNDANADRIGELQVQFEEMNGWNADSDAASMLSNLGITEADHYTLMADMEGKMKVRVLLAQALFGNPDVLIMDEPTNDLDFETIAWLENFLANYENTVIVVSHDRHFLDAVCTHISDIDFGKINHYSGNYTFWYESSQLAAKQRAQQNKKAEEKKQELEEFIRRFSANVAKSKQATSRKKMISKLNISEIKPSSRRYPAIIFDQDREAGDQILNVENLSASVDGEVLFKDINLNMAKGDKIVLFSKDSRATTAFYEILNNEQKADSGNFDWGITTNQAYLPAENHDYFENDLSLVDWLRQYAKTEEERDEVFIRGFLGKMIFSGEEALKTSRVLSGGEKVRCMLSRMMMERANVLMLDEPTNHLDLESITAFNNSLKNFKGSVIFTTHDHEFAQTVGNRIVELTPNGVIDRYMTFDEYLDDEKIQEQRKKMYNL, from the coding sequence ATGTTAACAGTCAATAATTTATCAGTTCAGTTTGGTAAAAGAATTTTATTTGACGAAGTAAATACAACGTTTACTCACGGAAATATTTACGGCGTTATTGGAGCCAATGGTGCTGGAAAATCTACATTCCTGAAAATTATTTCAGGAGATATGGACCCAACTTCTGGGCATATTCATTTAGAACCAGGAAAACGTATGTCGGTTTTAAACCAGAACCACAACATGTTCGACGAGCATACTGTTTTGGAAACCGTTTTAATGGGAAATAAAGTTCTGTACGCTGTTAAAAAAGAAATGGATGAACTTTATTTGGATTATAATGATGCTAATGCAGACCGAATTGGAGAGCTTCAGGTTCAGTTTGAAGAAATGAACGGATGGAATGCAGATTCCGACGCGGCATCAATGTTATCTAACTTAGGAATCACAGAAGCAGATCATTACACATTAATGGCTGATATGGAAGGAAAAATGAAAGTTCGTGTGCTTTTGGCGCAGGCACTTTTTGGAAATCCTGATGTATTGATCATGGATGAGCCTACCAACGATTTGGATTTCGAGACAATCGCTTGGTTAGAAAACTTCTTGGCAAACTACGAAAACACTGTAATCGTTGTATCTCACGACCGTCACTTTTTAGATGCGGTTTGTACACATATTTCTGATATTGATTTCGGAAAAATTAATCATTACTCAGGAAACTATACGTTCTGGTACGAGTCTAGCCAATTAGCGGCAAAACAACGTGCACAGCAAAACAAAAAAGCTGAAGAGAAGAAACAAGAATTGGAAGAATTTATTCGTCGTTTTAGTGCAAACGTGGCGAAATCGAAACAAGCAACTTCTCGTAAAAAAATGATTTCTAAATTGAATATTTCAGAAATCAAACCTTCAAGCCGTCGTTATCCAGCGATTATTTTCGATCAGGATCGTGAAGCTGGAGATCAAATCTTAAATGTAGAAAACTTATCTGCGTCTGTAGATGGGGAAGTTTTATTTAAAGATATTAATCTGAATATGGCGAAAGGCGATAAAATCGTTCTTTTCTCTAAAGATTCACGTGCAACAACTGCATTTTACGAAATCTTAAATAACGAACAAAAAGCAGATTCTGGAAACTTCGATTGGGGAATTACAACAAACCAAGCGTATTTACCAGCTGAAAACCACGATTACTTTGAAAACGATTTAAGTTTAGTAGATTGGTTACGTCAGTATGCTAAAACGGAAGAAGAGCGTGATGAGGTATTTATTAGAGGTTTCTTAGGGAAAATGATTTTTTCTGGAGAAGAAGCTTTAAAAACTTCAAGAGTTTTATCTGGAGGAGAAAAAGTGCGTTGTATGTTGTCTAGAATGATGATGGAGCGTGCCAACGTTTTAATGTTAGACGAACCAACAAATCACTTAGATTTGGAGTCTATTACAGCTTTCAACAACTCATTGAAAAACTTTAAAGGTTCTGTAATCTTCACAACTCATGACCACGAGTTTGCTCAAACTGTTGGTAACAGAATCGTAGAATTGACACCAAACGGAGTTATCGATCGTTACATGACATTTGATGAATATCTTGATGATGAAAAGATTCAGGAACAAAGAAAGAAGATGTATAATCTTTAA
- a CDS encoding TlpA family protein disulfide reductase translates to MESNTMFSGSMQKFFSLITFLFIFSISSAQNKFGNPEVDPIQIQKTYESWSAYQNKNIMLSRDFTPLDFSSKEISKETFLDQLANGNFIPIRLKSETAVYVYKLFKIQPKTDTSIKATINQIGFDAYKNYKMEGTAFPPFSFKDLNGNLVTNESMKGKIIVIKCWYIHCAPCIREFPQVNKLVAEYKDRKDIVFISLAEDSSEQLKTFLARKPLSYSVIPDMKEYMNDSLQLNSFPTHFILNKEGIIAKVLPNFESLEVALAKESKL, encoded by the coding sequence TTGGAATCTAATACAATGTTTTCAGGTTCCATGCAGAAATTCTTCAGTTTAATTACATTTCTTTTTATTTTTTCTATCAGTTCAGCTCAAAATAAATTCGGAAATCCAGAAGTTGATCCTATTCAAATTCAGAAAACTTACGAATCGTGGTCAGCTTATCAGAATAAAAATATAATGCTTTCGAGAGATTTTACGCCGCTGGATTTTTCTTCAAAAGAAATATCAAAAGAAACCTTTTTAGATCAGCTTGCTAACGGAAATTTTATTCCAATTCGTTTAAAATCTGAAACGGCTGTTTATGTTTATAAATTATTTAAGATTCAGCCAAAAACAGATACGAGTATAAAAGCTACAATTAATCAGATTGGTTTTGATGCTTACAAAAATTACAAAATGGAAGGAACGGCTTTTCCTCCATTTTCATTTAAAGATTTAAACGGAAATTTGGTTACGAATGAATCTATGAAAGGGAAAATTATTGTCATAAAATGCTGGTACATTCATTGCGCGCCTTGTATTAGAGAATTTCCGCAGGTAAATAAATTGGTTGCTGAATATAAAGACAGAAAAGATATCGTTTTTATAAGTTTAGCTGAAGATTCTTCCGAACAATTAAAAACATTTCTAGCAAGAAAACCACTTTCTTATTCTGTAATTCCAGACATGAAAGAGTATATGAACGATTCTTTGCAATTGAATTCATTTCCAACGCATTTCATTTTAAACAAAGAAGGAATTATTGCTAAAGTGCTGCCAAATTTTGAAAGTTTAGAAGTGGCTTTGGCTAAGGAAAGTAAATTATAA